A window of Belonocnema kinseyi isolate 2016_QV_RU_SX_M_011 chromosome 9, B_treatae_v1, whole genome shotgun sequence contains these coding sequences:
- the LOC117180509 gene encoding uncharacterized protein LOC117180509 produces the protein MPFALTGAPATFQRLIDRVITPEMRSNVFSYLDGIIVVAETFDEHLSWVGKVLDRDVLKVDPDTVDPLISYPTLKVAKQLRRFLEMASWYRRFIPEFATIADLLTRLFRTNIKWHRGVEQEEAFKILNYALTKPPMLAYPTFKDVVENPFDLQTDASASGLGVVLTQRQGDAERVIAFAIVTDHSSLRWLNNLRNPTGSHARWGLELQGYVIEIIRRKGALHHVPDALSILGKSDDETLVCNISETTNSWYLRWVQAVQERPRILPDWKVEGGHLYRHRTDPLTNPIVQDWDSWKLLMPANRIKDLFMKWIECIPIRTANGHTIHKAFIDLMVSRWGAPQVVHIDNGTEFSNRLMARMCRSVGIIHTTNPVYHATANPTERVYRVLKTMIVSFLQDNHKEWNAHLHEIRFAVNTSVHGSLKPPVPRQTALVTSDGHPHTADHTRRDSSTSIRGGGLAEGGSSTTGLSQVSGEDYMLEVLAKRAPEGTVSGSKTCPALLPLW, from the exons ATGCCATTCGCACTTACTGGGGCTCCTGCAACCTTTCAGAGACTTATCGACAGGGTCATAACCCCAGAAATGAGGTCCAACGTCTTTAGTTACCTAGACGGTATTATAGTAGTAGCAGAGACTTTTGATGAACACCTGTCTTGGGTAGGGAAAGTTCTCGATCGG GACGTTCTTAAAGTGGATCCCGATACAGTTGATCCGCTAATCTCCTACCCGACTCTCAAAGTGGCCAAACAACTGCGGAGGTTCCTAGAAATGGCATCCTGGTATCGTCGGTTCATACCGGAATTTGCGACCATAGCTGACCTACTGACTCGGTTGTTCAGAACGAACATTAAGTGGCACAGGGGCGTAGAACAGGAGGAGGCGTTCAAAATTCTGAATTACGCCTTAACGAAACCACCTATGTTAGCATACCCCACATTTAAGGACGTGGTCGAGAACCCCTTTGATTTACAAACCGATGCGAGTGCTTCCGGACTCGGCGTAGTTCTAACACAGAGACAGGGAGACGCGGAACGGGTGATAGCTTTCGCCA TAGTGACCGATCATAGCAGCCTCCGCTGGTTGAACAACCTTCGAAACCCCACGGGAAGCCACGCTCGGTGGGGCCTAGAACTCCAAGGCTATGTTATCGAAATCATCCGCCGGAAGGGAGCCTTACACCACGTCCCGGATGCGCTGTCTATATTGGGGAAGAGTGACGATGAGACCCTAGTGTGCAATATTTCGGAAACTACAAATTCATGGTATTTGAGATGGGTGCAAGCGGTCCAAGAAAGGCCGAGAATCCTTCCCGATTGGAAAGTAGAAGGCGGCCACTTATATCGACATCGCACCGACCCCCTTACTAACCCAATAGTTCAAGATTGGGACTCGTGGAAGCTGTTGATGCCAGCGAATCGCATTAAG GATCTCTTCATGAAATGGATAGAGTGCATTCCGATCCGCACAGCGAATGGTCACACAATCCACAAAGCTTTTATAGATCTTATGGTGTCGCGCTGGGGTGCCCCACAAGTTGTTCATATCGATAACGGCACGGAGTTTTCGAATAGGCTGATGGCACGAATGTGTAGAAGCGTCGGAATAATTCACACCACGAACCCGGTATATCATGCGACGGCAAATCCCACCGAACGAGTTTACAGAGTCCTTAAGACCATGATTGTCTCGTTCTTACAGGACAATCACAAGGAGTGGAACGCCCATTTACATGAGATTCGCTTTGCTGTCAACACCTCTGTTCATGGATCTCTGAAA CCTCCGGTTCCGAGGCAGACCGCTCTAGTCACATCCGATGGCCACCCCCATACAGCGGACCATACTCGGCGGGATAGCAGTACCTCCATCCGGGGTGGGGGGCTGGCTGAGGGCGGGAGCTCCACGACCGGCCTCAGTCAGGTTTCCGGTGAAGACTACATGTTGGAAGTGCTAGCAAAAAGGGCACCTGAGGGGACAGTGTCCGGATCCAAGACCTGTCCGGCTCTGCTACCACTGTGGTAA